CACTTTATCTTGGTTTAAATATAGAATTTAATGACTTCCTTTTAGCAAGGCTAATAATTAGTGTTTAGATGACTGTAAAGTGCCTTGAGACAGTTTATGCATTTGGGGCGCTATAAATGCAAGTCTGATTGATGGACTGATTTCAGTGAATTATAAAATGACCAGAGGGCATACTGGGATCCTGGTGTGTGCTTTAAATAATCATTAATTGAAGACATTTGTGATTTGGCATCAGATGGGTATTAATTCATTTTAGCAGTGAATTTATTTTATGGGCAGCAGTGTGAGGCTTTGGACTCCtctgagtggagggttgtgggttcaatcccaggtgcgGGGCGctactgttgtacccttgagaaaGGTACTGAACCTAGAATGATCCAGTAAAAAGCCAGCtgcataaatgggtaattgtatgtcaaAATAGTGTGATCAATTGTCCTtcataagagcgtctgctaagaatAATAATTGAATGTCTTTCATTGAAGGACACAAACAAAGAACCGGAAGACGTTTCTCTGGCTTTTGACAGTTTTCTTCATAACAGTGGTAACCTTTATACCTGCTTTAACGAACATGGAATCAGGGTTTACTTAGATGAAGCGAAGGTAGGCTTCAGCCATACATCATCCTTTTACTAAAAATACAAGTTGCTTTCTCATATGCTTTTGTGACTCTGTAGGTCTTTTTTTCTGACAGGGGCTCATACCTTTTCCAGATGAATGGTACAATGAAGGAAGGTTCCTGAATGGAGCATATGAGGtaaaaaaagcaagaaaaataaGTACGGATCTGTTGTGTGCTTTTGCTGGGGTCATATTTTTCTCTTGTGTCAGCTAAAAGATGAGCTGTAAAGTTATTGATTAAATGTGTATCTATATGGTATCTAGCTGGTATCCAACCACTGCCAAGCCCCCCCAAGTGGCTGTCATCTTGTAAATACTGAGCCAAATGTCCTGGAAGATGGCCGTGCCGGTGGGCTTTACATCCCAGGAAAAGGAATGGTCATGACATACATGTTGGAGGTAATTGCATTTCAATGTGGATTTCCTTTCTCAAAGTCTTAGggtattaaacaaataaacaataaatcatCATTGATTCTTTAAGGAAAGAGCCAACGTCTGCAGATACTTCGATGCTTCGTCCGGAACGTGGCTGCTCTTGCCGCTGCAGTGGGAGATGAACTTAGACTTCGTCAGAGAACGGGTCGAGCGAGTAATGGTAAAAACACACACTCTTACATTTCTCTGACCTGGGTTTTGTGCTGCATTACCTGATCACAAGGTTAGGTAAGTAACCAATGAATGGAACAGAGGAAAACAACAGAAATGACTGTAAAGAGTAAAAGTTGCACCATATTCTGCATACAAAGAAttatgcaaattattattttctcatttgtatttcatttactTTACAATTCTGTTTTTTCCCGTGATTCCGAGGGAGTCCTGCCAGGCCTGGTGGATGAGAAGGAGATCGTGGGAGCCCTCAGACAGTGCAACTATGATTCAGACGAAGTCATTTTTGTTTATCTTTCCACCTTTGGAGACATTCTTCTGCAGCCACCAGAAGGGGTCAATTCCACAGATGCTAATTCTTTTCGGTAAGCCAGTGTGACAAAATAAGCCGTCCTCCTTGAATAATGAAATGTATTGAATTCAGTATATTTGTGAACAAAGgcgaaaaaaataataaaatggattttatttaaaatattgatcAAGAACACCGTGAAGATTTAGTATCCAGTGGAGAAGTCCTACAGAAAAGATGAAAGCATTGttagttttttaaatcaaacatcCATATATTTCCCTCAAAATGACTAATCACAACAGGCCATCACTTGTTATGAAATATAGCTTTGAATAAACAGACACCTAAGAAAAACCGGGGCACATCATTGTAAagtacaaatgtattttgtgatgTTTTGCCAGTCCAGTGTGCATACTCTTAACATGTTCCTTCAtgtcacaaaatacaaaaaaacaataaaaatgaatagtatatttaaaataactagaAAGTGacattgttattgtttattaaaaggAGTTATATGGAAAAGGACAGAATTATTGAAGATCTTGAGCAGAAACTgcaagacaaagaaaaggagaTGGATGACTTGGTCCAGAAGAATAACTATCTGTCCGAAGAGTATAGGTACCTGTCAGAGGACTTGCAGCCCTTATATGGTAGAGTGGCCGAGCTGGAGGCAGACAAGGAGGAAGCCAGTGAGAAGATCAGAGCACTGCTGGCCACAAGACCCACCGGCCCTGATGCGGACTTGGCTCCCAAACCATCTGTCAACTCCAGCCAGCTGCTGCAGGTCGGCACGCTGATCAGAGACTTAAACATCGCCAACAAGAGCCTGAGATCCACGGTGAAGCACATGTTCTCCGAAATGGGGCACCAAATGGAGCAGCTGTTGAAGGCGGCACTTCGTATGAAAGAGGCCCAGCAGAATTCCACCACTGACTTCGAGGAGCTCCGCTCTCTGTACCGGAGGGAAGCCATGGAGAGGAAGGCGCTCTACAATAAGCTGCAGGAGCTGTGCGGAAATATCCGGGTGTTCTGTCGCTGCAGGGGTGACTCGGCGGCCGACACCTGCCTGGATGTCCCTTCTGATGAAGAAGTTATTGTAAACCAAAAGGGATCAAAAAAGACGTTCTTCTTTGACAAAGTGTATCCTTCCAGTGCTACGCAGGTAGAGAATCTCTGCACAAGGCTCTGACCATGTCTGTCATCATATAACTGTTACTGAAAGACACCATGTGCCAGTGTAGATGTATCTAAAAGTGGTACAGTACCAGTGTTAAGGTTTTAAATTGGTATTCTGTGACTCAACAGAACTGTTGCTTTTGACCAAAAATCTAAATGAACACTAATACTAAAATTTAACAGCATCTGTTTGCTTCAAGCTTTGATTGGATTGCGAAATCTGTGGAGAGTGATCAAACATAGAACTTGTGTATTACCATGCTTCAACTCATTTAAATTGAACACCTTGATTTTCTTTACAGGAAGAAGTGTTTAACGAAGCCCGTGCGATCATCACCTCCTGTGTGGATGGATATAACGTCTGTATACTGGCGTACGGGCAGACAGGCTCTGGGAAGACATACACGATGATGGGTCCCAAAGGAAATCCAGGAGTGAACATCAGgtcattaaaaatgaaacagtaTTAAATAGGGTAGCAGGTAACTGAAAAGGGGATGCAAGTCATTAGTGAAGTCAAAATACAACTTTATTCTGCACTAATaagaaatattgaaaataaCCCATCTTAAACCACAAAGGTCATGCTCTTTTATTAGTTGTGCACAAAAGATCTCTTACTACCTGCTAGTGCAGCAAGAGACTGCCCAGGTCAATAGGGTGCTATAACAGAGTAACAGGTTTTGCGAGATCCCATCAATAGACCAATGGCTGTTCATTTATCTTTATACGTGCAGGTCAATCAGGGAGCTTTTACATATCTGTAAACAGAGAGAAACGATCACGTATGTACTCAAGGTATGTTTGAATAATGAGCCATGTCAGCTTACAGGAAATTAGTACCTTGGAAGAGAGTTAATGTAAAACACCTTCCAGAGAAACATGAGAGATTCgggagtatttattttttcattacgaGGCACCAAAAACAGTTTTCTGCTGCTGAATTATGAGAAATATATATCTAGAGTAGCGACACTGCAATCAAAATAAAGTCCAACCGTAACCGGATTGGAAGAGTATAATACCagacattaattattttttattttcacccTTTCCATTTTTTGTAATTATAGCAAGACGGCTCAGACAGATGGGTTTGAGTCTGCTGGGCATGAAGGGTGGTAATTAATGTGCGTCTgccatgaaaataataattatgaacaGAATCAGTAACCTTGTCCTCAAATGATCCCTTTACACAAACTTTATTgcctatttttttcttttcagatctCCATGTTAGAGATTTACAACGAAAGCCTTAATGACCTCTTAGCCCTAAATCAAACCAGTCAGCTGGAGATTCAGACTCGGGGCAAAGCCGTCACAGTCCATGGCTTGACGCAGATCGAAGTGAACACCGAAGACGACATACTGAACATCGTGGAGCTTGGAGAACAAAACAGAACCACAGCTTCGACCAAAATTAACATTGAGAGGTATCAGGACATGTGCGGTTTTGATTCTTACGAGTTAAACTTGTGATCTATGGACATTCAGGCTGCATTTCTTAACTCAGTGCTTTACTTATTCTCACCATGCACTGCCCTGTAACTGATCTTTCATCCCGCTGCTCAGCTCGCGCTCTCACCTCATCGTGACCCTCCACGTGGACGGCACAGACAGCGCGTCCGGCGTCACGTCCCATGGCTCGCTCATGCTGTGTGACTTGGCCGGGTCAGAGCGCATCTCCAAGACCGAGGCGACGGGGCAGAGGCTGGTGGAAGCAGCGGCCATAAACAAATCCCTCACGTCTCTGGGGCAGGTGAGCCACAGCACCCGACAGGGCTTGAGCTGAGGCTGGCGATACGAACGGAACATATCTACTGTGGCTTTAGTTTCCATCATATGTTCAATACATGCGTGTGGCTGGTTTTAACACAATACACGTCTTTGTCCTCTCATCAGGTTTTCAGCGCTTTGAAGTGCAACGCGCTACACGTGCCCTTCAGGAACTCGAAGCTCACACGCCTGCTTCAGCCTTCGCTCAGTGGAGATGCCAAGGTACCGCTTCTTTTCCTTTATTACATCAGCTTGAGTTATCATCACCATTATCCAGTGGACGCTTTCATTGACTTACTTCATTTGTGTGATTATAAAGGCCTGTGTGTTTCTGAACGTCAGTCCGGACATGAACAACTTGGCGGAGACTCTCAGCACACTTCAGTTTGGTTCCTCAATTCGGCAGGTGGAACTGGGTAGAGCTACACAACATACAAGTCCTGGGCGTGACACACAATGACATGCATAGCTCCTAATGGTTAATACACATAGACATAGTTTTTGCAAATTAATTCTCCCTATATAaaactttatatatattgttaacaGAATAGGTTTCGTAAGGATTTCTCAATGTGTTCAGAGGTTTAAATATGAACTGAAGGTGTTCTTTGTGTTCACTGAAGTGTATCAAAACAGTACTGTGTTTGATTGTCTTGTGTttggaattaaaaatgaaagtattTGATCATCTATTTGACAACCTGCTTATGATTTTGTATGTAACTGTTCAGATAAATGAATTCCGTTTGTATTCTGCTTCATAACACTCTTTCAGGGTCCCCCCCCCCAGCTGAAGCACTTTAGGATCGTATACCCTAATGCAGAGACCAGATCAAACCAGACCATCCAGCTCAAATATCAGAAGAGatttagatatttttttcttctgcagcAGGGAGGGAAAGTGTACAAATAATTCAGACCCAAGTTGTGCTCCCATTGTGCGCTATGATCTCCAGGATCATAAGGAAGCTCATATTGATCAGCTGAGAGCACTGAATATAGACGGCTTAAGCACTTATGATTTCTGATGGCTTCGACTTAATAAGAACCTATgggaatgtttatttttttattttttcattggcAGAAATGTTTCgattgcaaagaaaataaaaataacttaaaaccATGATATCCCTGTTGCAGACATGTTAGACTCTTCTGCTGATTCTCGACTGTGGTCTGAAACAACATTTTCATAACATCTGCAttagtttatgtatatattatgcATCTTATCTATCACTTCATCAATACTTCTATAAGTATTGTAATTCCTCCAGGAGCTATTTTTACAGCCCCTGAGCTATGATATGGTGCCCGACTCTAGAGCTAAGAGAAGATCCAACAAAATTAACctacttatacactcacctaaaggattattaggaacacctgttcaatttctcattaatgcaattatctaaccaaccaatcacatggcagttgcttcaatgcatttaggggtgtggtcctggtcaagacaatctcctgaactccaaactgaatgtctgaatgggaaagaaaggtgatttaagtaattttgagcgtggcatggttgttggtgccagatgggccggtctgagtatttcacaatctgctcagttactgggattttcacgcacaaccatttctagggtttacaaagaatggtgtgaaaagggaaaaacatccagtatgcggcagtcctgtgggcgaaaatgccttgttgatgctagaggtcagaggagaatgggccgactgattcaagctgatagaagagcaactttgactgaaataaccactcgttacaaccgaggtatgcagcaaagcatttgtgaagccacaacacgtacaaccttgaggcggatgggctacaacagcagaagaccccaccgggtaccactcatctccactacaaataggaaaaagaggctacaatttgcacaagctcaccaaaattggacagttgaagactggaaaaatgttgcctggtctgatgagtctcgatttctgttgagacattcagatggtagagtcagaatttggcgtaaacagaatgagaacatggatccatcatgccttgttaccactgtgcaggctggtggtggtggtgtaatggtgtgggggatgttttcttggcacactttaggccccttagtgccaattgggcatcgtttaaatgccacggcctacctgagcatggtttctgaccatgtccatccctttatgaccaccatgtacccatcctctgatggctacttccagcaggataatgcaccatgtcaccaaggtcgaatcatttcaaattggtttcttgaacatgacaatgagttcactgtactaaactggcccccacagtcaccagatctcaacccaatagagcatctttgggatgtggtggaacgggagcttcgtgccctggatgtgcatcccacaaatctccatcaactgcaagatgctatcctatcaatatgggccaacatttctaaagaatgctttcagcaccttgttgaatcaatgccacgtagaattaaggcagttctgaaggcgaaagggggtcaaacacagtattagtatggtgttcctaataatcctttaggtgagtgtatatagtgtggataaaaacaacaacaaaaaacattggatTCATATTTACAGATTTTATTGATACATTAATCAGAGGGTTTCAAGTTCTCAAGGCAGTGTAATAAAGATTCGGAGAGGATAGAATACAGAGACCATGATATTTaagcatttacaaaaaaaagtaataaaatatttGGGGACACTTCTTTTAAATACTTGTGAAACAGCATTTATAGTTCCCAGTTAATCAGGTTCCATCCCAATGTGGGTGCCAAATGTATTCATCacggacacacagacaaacaacagAACACACTGCTCTTTACTCTAGCTTGTGCTGTTCTTCCCTTTGAGCAACTGTTTCAGTACACTTGTCTGCTTAAGAGCTTTCAGGTTTGAAATGTCTTCAGCAATTACAGGGACGTCTCTGCCATCTCCAGCGCCTTCCGATTCGTTCTCGCTGTCAGACAGGGCGCAGAGGAAGGCGTCGTTCTCATAGGTCGGGAAATAATACCTCAAAACAACAGAGAGAAACATTCTCCTGTCAGTACTGCAGAGACATTCTCCCGTCACAGTTTTAGGAGTAACTACTGTAGTCTTTGGTAACACTAAGAGTGAACAATACCAAATAAGTAAAACGCAGTGCTTACTGGGGTTGATCCCACTTGGACATCTCTGGCAGTGCCATGACATGCTTTGCCTCCGTCAGATGCAGCAGAACTTCGGCCTTAGAGCTGAACTTCTGTTGGCACCCATAGCATCGGCACTGGTGGATCTCCCGTCGGATGAAATTCACCAACTTCACCTGCTGGTAAAACCTCAGACCTGTAACCCAGACAAAGGCAGATTGACAGAGTTTAATGAATGCTGGAAACAGAACCATCGTAAATGAGGTGAAAACAAATTCAATCTGTACTCGTCAATATGCATGAATACAAATCCATGTTGCCTTCATTCTTACCTAATTCTGCCTTTAATTTATGAAGATCAAAACCATGCGTTTCCTGAaaagaaacaaccaaaaaaactaTGTGAAGGCACCATATTTTGAAGTAATTTATTCATAAAAACTCATTTTGTATAC
This Amia ocellicauda isolate fAmiCal2 chromosome 15, fAmiCal2.hap1, whole genome shotgun sequence DNA region includes the following protein-coding sequences:
- the LOC136711104 gene encoding kinesin-like protein klp-3 — encoded protein: MEKDRIIEDLEQKLQDKEKEMDDLVQKNNYLSEEYRYLSEDLQPLYGRVAELEADKEEASEKIRALLATRPTGPDADLAPKPSVNSSQLLQVGTLIRDLNIANKSLRSTVKHMFSEMGHQMEQLLKAALRMKEAQQNSTTDFEELRSLYRREAMERKALYNKLQELCGNIRVFCRCRGDSAADTCLDVPSDEEVIVNQKGSKKTFFFDKVYPSSATQEEVFNEARAIITSCVDGYNVCILAYGQTGSGKTYTMMGPKGNPGVNIRSIRELLHICKQRETITYVLKISMLEIYNESLNDLLALNQTSQLEIQTRGKAVTVHGLTQIEVNTEDDILNIVELGEQNRTTASTKINIESSRSHLIVTLHVDGTDSASGVTSHGSLMLCDLAGSERISKTEATGQRLVEAAAINKSLTSLGQVFSALKCNALHVPFRNSKLTRLLQPSLSGDAKACVFLNVSPDMNNLAETLSTLQFGSSIRQVELGRATQHTSPGRDTQ